Proteins co-encoded in one Lineus longissimus chromosome 11, tnLinLong1.2, whole genome shotgun sequence genomic window:
- the LOC135495533 gene encoding uncharacterized protein LOC135495533 isoform X2, whose amino-acid sequence MKMFSRNRNRKKKDMNHSSEANRDVLNNSKLSHHPEILAMGELPPNSNAGSLNQQNDAISKYILALAEKHKTAKKEPQTWRTFLHNFAKNSTFHGVRHVFDSSSFLARRILWGLLILVSMGFLLNQVIDRILYFSRNPVTVKVEVNFNKTLRFPAVLLCNQNSFKITEAVRLGYKSMLDDLYSKDEVDRPEVLKKHNFSHVQLDELFLSTAHKKEDMIVSCSWKYRNCDEPLNCSWNDKNCSHMNFTQVLTDHGVCYVFNGKGQKTLFVSESGASSALRVVLNVEQYENMIGPYDGAGVKILLYDRRDIPSIEDHGQGIATGTHTYVGTQVVMVRKECCQFEESSAMKRLPPPTGNCTENTRKLDYYSYYSEHACDVICWTKFYAKQCHCILPHMPQIEDFPKCTLEQYFSCGTTAKRRMFEESFNKDRECNCKSSCDSVIYQPNFSYLSTSNFDIEKIFKFVNTEKLLRRFIGARDSSSATESDIFEVDKTILERLSENADKISHLLKVEIPNNLNATENEMEAARTSLSNIYTKILYSYEFQHYVVRKNFYRFVVAQNERMWSDVSQSYGTFFFKLRRSAQILRNMEDNEENAAKRFAVHNQALAEIEAKRYMTQASLKMARRCYKSYLLGRPGFRYPYMGVLNESVNDMIVPRALLKAALDRWSSEDDPIKEFSDNLVNLTAVYDSSAALLGSLYNNTGNETQLELYRKILGLWPPFGNCMRAHNGLRSHLLDDVYIYPVQEMEKRLENLKTVYSRLSDVLISTTQHVETMHKSLQRIKGSVWGNISAVFEKTRNYCKHKTPGKTELSKIVASSRTRDNTKFIKAFFEDTGSRCRQIYDNWQKLSTLEDDLFTLVRSDDDMLTFRKFYIPELAGNDTTFSAIGSRVKEAMANVLKFRQLAESGDSEFQESFRVLWTHFTNYLARNEINAQFYEENFLTMDIFFRELSYEMIEQQEAYNLIALLSDIGGSMGLFIGASILSIFEILDLFTFSFIIKKKTNKKLHVGTPGGVAV is encoded by the exons AAGGACATGAACCATAGCAGCGAGGCTAACAGGGACGTGCTGAACAACTCCAAGCTGTCCCATCACCCAGAGATACTGGCGATGGGGGAGCTGCCCCCTAACAGCAACGCTGGATCCCTTAACCAGCAGAACGACGCCATCTCTAAGTACATCCTCGCCTTGGCTGAGAAGCACAAAACGGCCAAAAAGGAACCACAGACGTGGCGGACATTTCTTCATAACTTTGCCAAAAATTCCACATTTCATGGCGTCCGGCATGTTTTTGATAGTTCATCCTTTCTAGCAAGAAG AATCCTGTGGGGTCTTCTCATCCTAGTATCAATGGGCTTCCTCCTCAATCAGGTCATTGACCGCATTCTTTATTTTTCCCGAAATCCTGTCACTGTGAAAGTCGAGGTGAACTTTAACAAGACGCTGAGATTTCCCGCCGTCCTGCTTTGCAACCAGAATTCCTTCAA GATAACCGAAGCGGTTAGGCTAGGCTATAAGTCCATGTTAGATGACCTGTACTCTAAAGATGAAGTTGACCGCCCAGAAGTGTTAAAGAAACACAACTTCTCTCACGTCCAACTTGATGAATTGTTTCTTTCTACTGCACACAAGAAAGAAGACATGATAGTTAG TTGTAGTTGGAAATATAGAAATTGCGATGAACCCCTTAA TTGTAGTTGGAATGATAAAAATTGTAGCCATATGAATTTTACTCAGGTTCTGACGGATCACGGTGTGTGTTATGTGTTTAATGGGAAAGGTCAGAAGACGTTGTTTGTGTCCGAGTCAG GGGCAAGCTCTGCTCTCCGCGTTGTCCTAAACGTAGAGCAATATGAAAATATGATAGGTCCCTACGATGGTGCCGGGGTGAAGATCCTGCTGTACGATCGGAGAGACATCCCGAGTATAGAGGACCACGGTCAGGGCATTGCCACTGGGACCCATACATACGTTGGCACGCAAGTGGTCATGGTAAGGAAGGAATGTTGTCAGTTCGAAGAATCGAGTGCA ATGAAACGATTACCGCCTCCAACGGGCAACTGCACGGAGAATACCAGGAAGCTGGACTATTATTCGTATTACTCCGAGCATGCATGTGATGTGATATGTTGGACGAAATTTTACGCCAAGCAGTGCCATTGTATTCTTCCGCATATGCCGCAAATAGAGG ACTTCCCAAAATGCACTTTAGAACAATATTTTAGTTGTGGCACCACAGCCAAAA GGCGGATGTTTGAAG AGAGTTTTAACAAAGATCGAGAGTGCAACTGCAAGTCAAGCTGTGACAGTGTGATTTACCAGCCAAACTTTTCCTACTTAAGCACGTCCAATTTTGATATCGAGAAAATTTTTAAGTTCGTGAATACGGAGAAGTTACTACGGCGCTTCATAGGGGCCAGGGACTCATCCAGCGCTACAGAGTCGGATATATTCGAAGTGGACAAAACTATTCTCGAAAGGTTATCCGAAAATGCGGATAAGATCAGCCATCTTCTAAAAGTAGAAATACCGAATAACTTAAATGcgacagaaaatgaaatggagGCGGCTAGGACATCGCTGTCTAATATTTACACTAAGATTCTCTACAGTTATGAATTTCAGCATTATGTTGTAAGGAAAAATTTCTATCGATTTGTTGTTGCGCAGAATGAGAGAATGTGGTCGGATGTTTCGCAGAGTTACGGTACGTTCTTCTTCAAGTTGAGGCGGTCGGCTCAAATTCTTAGAAATATGGAGGATAATGAGGAAAATGCGGCCAAGCGTTTTGCAGTTCACAACCAGGCGTTAGCGGAGATAGAGGCGAAGCGTTATATGACACAAGCTAGCTTAAAAATGGCAAGACGATGTTATAAATCGTATTTGTTGGGTCGACCAGGCTTTCGTTACCCATATATGGGAGTCTTAAACGAGTCGGTCAATGATATGATCGTACCTCGAGCTCTTTTGAAGGCGGCCCTGGATAGGTGGAGCTCTGAAGATGACCCCATTAAGGAATTTTCGGATAATCTTGTCAATTTGACAGCAGTCTATGACTCATCAGCAGCACTTCTTGGCAGtttatataataatactggcaATGAAACGCAACTAGAGTTATATAGGAAGATTTTAGGTTTGTGGCCACCGTTCGGAAATTGTATGAGGGCACACAACGGGCTACGTAGTCACCTGTTAGACGATGTGTACATTTATCCTGTGCAGGAAATGGAAAAGCGATTAGAAAATCTCAAGACTGTCTATTCGCGCCTTAGCGATGTGCTGATCAGTACAACTCAGCACGTTGAGACAATGCACAAATCACTCCAGCGCATCAAAGGCAGTGTTTGGGGCAACATCAGCGCAGTATTTGAAAAAACTAGAAACTACTGCAAGCATAAAACGCCGGGTAAAACTGAACTTTCCAAGATAGTGGCTTCGTCCCGAACTCGAGACAATACAAAGTTTATAAAAGCATTTTTCGAGGATACTGGGTCTAGGTGTCGGCAGATATATGACAATTGGCAAAAATTATCGACTTTGGAGGATGATCTTTTTACCTTAGTGCGATCTGATGATGATATGTTGACGTTTCGGAAGTTCTACATTCCGGAGTTGGCTGGCAATGATACGACTTTTAGTGCAATAGGGAGTAGGGTAAAAGAAGCCATGGCGAATGTGCTTAAATTCAGGCAGCTGGCGGAAAGCGGTGATTCTGAATTTCAGGAATCGTTTCGAGTGCTTTGGACGCACTTTACGAACTATCTTGCAAGAAATGAAATCAATGCACAATTTTATGA AGAAAACTTCCTGACTATGGACATCTTCTTCCGAGAATTAAGCTACGAGATGATTGAACAACAAGAGGCCTATAATCTCATTGCCTTACTCA GTGATATTGGTGGATCTATGGGCCTCTTTATTGGCGCCAGCATTCTCAGCATCTTTGAGATACTCGATCTCTTCACCTTCTCATTCATTATAAAGAAGAAGACGAACAAGAAGTTACATGTTGGCACTCCAGGGGGCGTAGCCGTATGA
- the LOC135495533 gene encoding uncharacterized protein LOC135495533 isoform X1 yields the protein MKMFSRNRNRKKKDMNHSSEANRDVLNNSKLSHHPEILAMGELPPNSNAGSLNQQNDAISKYILALAEKHKTAKKEPQTWRTFLHNFAKNSTFHGVRHVFDSSSFLARRILWGLLILVSMGFLLNQVIDRILYFSRNPVTVKVEVNFNKTLRFPAVLLCNQNSFKITEAVRLGYKSMLDDLYSKDEVDRPEVLKKHNFSHVQLDELFLSTAHKKEDMIVSCSWKYRNCDEPLNCSWNDKNCSHMNFTQVLTDHGVCYVFNGKGQKTLFVSESGASSALRVVLNVEQYENMIGPYDGAGVKILLYDRRDIPSIEDHGQGIATGTHTYVGTQVVMVRKECCQFEESSAMKRLPPPTGNCTENTRKLDYYSYYSEHACDVICWTKFYAKQCHCILPHMPQIEDFPKCTLEQYFSCGTTAKRRMFEESFNKDRECNCKSSCDSVIYQPNFSYLSTSNFDIEKIFKFVNTEKLLRRFIGARDSSSATESDIFEVDKTILERLSENADKISHLLKVEIPNNLNATENEMEAARTSLSNIYTKILYSYEFQHYVVRKNFYRFVVAQNERMWSDVSQSYGTFFFKLRRSAQILRNMEDNEENAAKRFAVHNQALAEIEAKRYMTQASLKMARRCYKSYLLGRPGFRYPYMGVLNESVNDMIVPRALLKAALDRWSSEDDPIKEFSDNLVNLTAVYDSSAALLGSLYNNTGNETQLELYRKILGLWPPFGNCMRAHNGLRSHLLDDVYIYPVQEMEKRLENLKTVYSRLSDVLISTTQHVETMHKSLQRIKGSVWGNISAVFEKTRNYCKHKTPGKTELSKIVASSRTRDNTKFIKAFFEDTGSRCRQIYDNWQKLSTLEDDLFTLVRSDDDMLTFRKFYIPELAGNDTTFSAIGSRVKEAMANVLKFRQLAESGDSEFQESFRVLWTHFTNYLARNEINAQFYEENFLTMDIFFRELSYEMIEQQEAYNLIALLSDIGGSMGLFVGASILSIYEIFDVFIFSFVFKKKNTKKKSHIGTPEGVSL from the exons AAGGACATGAACCATAGCAGCGAGGCTAACAGGGACGTGCTGAACAACTCCAAGCTGTCCCATCACCCAGAGATACTGGCGATGGGGGAGCTGCCCCCTAACAGCAACGCTGGATCCCTTAACCAGCAGAACGACGCCATCTCTAAGTACATCCTCGCCTTGGCTGAGAAGCACAAAACGGCCAAAAAGGAACCACAGACGTGGCGGACATTTCTTCATAACTTTGCCAAAAATTCCACATTTCATGGCGTCCGGCATGTTTTTGATAGTTCATCCTTTCTAGCAAGAAG AATCCTGTGGGGTCTTCTCATCCTAGTATCAATGGGCTTCCTCCTCAATCAGGTCATTGACCGCATTCTTTATTTTTCCCGAAATCCTGTCACTGTGAAAGTCGAGGTGAACTTTAACAAGACGCTGAGATTTCCCGCCGTCCTGCTTTGCAACCAGAATTCCTTCAA GATAACCGAAGCGGTTAGGCTAGGCTATAAGTCCATGTTAGATGACCTGTACTCTAAAGATGAAGTTGACCGCCCAGAAGTGTTAAAGAAACACAACTTCTCTCACGTCCAACTTGATGAATTGTTTCTTTCTACTGCACACAAGAAAGAAGACATGATAGTTAG TTGTAGTTGGAAATATAGAAATTGCGATGAACCCCTTAA TTGTAGTTGGAATGATAAAAATTGTAGCCATATGAATTTTACTCAGGTTCTGACGGATCACGGTGTGTGTTATGTGTTTAATGGGAAAGGTCAGAAGACGTTGTTTGTGTCCGAGTCAG GGGCAAGCTCTGCTCTCCGCGTTGTCCTAAACGTAGAGCAATATGAAAATATGATAGGTCCCTACGATGGTGCCGGGGTGAAGATCCTGCTGTACGATCGGAGAGACATCCCGAGTATAGAGGACCACGGTCAGGGCATTGCCACTGGGACCCATACATACGTTGGCACGCAAGTGGTCATGGTAAGGAAGGAATGTTGTCAGTTCGAAGAATCGAGTGCA ATGAAACGATTACCGCCTCCAACGGGCAACTGCACGGAGAATACCAGGAAGCTGGACTATTATTCGTATTACTCCGAGCATGCATGTGATGTGATATGTTGGACGAAATTTTACGCCAAGCAGTGCCATTGTATTCTTCCGCATATGCCGCAAATAGAGG ACTTCCCAAAATGCACTTTAGAACAATATTTTAGTTGTGGCACCACAGCCAAAA GGCGGATGTTTGAAG AGAGTTTTAACAAAGATCGAGAGTGCAACTGCAAGTCAAGCTGTGACAGTGTGATTTACCAGCCAAACTTTTCCTACTTAAGCACGTCCAATTTTGATATCGAGAAAATTTTTAAGTTCGTGAATACGGAGAAGTTACTACGGCGCTTCATAGGGGCCAGGGACTCATCCAGCGCTACAGAGTCGGATATATTCGAAGTGGACAAAACTATTCTCGAAAGGTTATCCGAAAATGCGGATAAGATCAGCCATCTTCTAAAAGTAGAAATACCGAATAACTTAAATGcgacagaaaatgaaatggagGCGGCTAGGACATCGCTGTCTAATATTTACACTAAGATTCTCTACAGTTATGAATTTCAGCATTATGTTGTAAGGAAAAATTTCTATCGATTTGTTGTTGCGCAGAATGAGAGAATGTGGTCGGATGTTTCGCAGAGTTACGGTACGTTCTTCTTCAAGTTGAGGCGGTCGGCTCAAATTCTTAGAAATATGGAGGATAATGAGGAAAATGCGGCCAAGCGTTTTGCAGTTCACAACCAGGCGTTAGCGGAGATAGAGGCGAAGCGTTATATGACACAAGCTAGCTTAAAAATGGCAAGACGATGTTATAAATCGTATTTGTTGGGTCGACCAGGCTTTCGTTACCCATATATGGGAGTCTTAAACGAGTCGGTCAATGATATGATCGTACCTCGAGCTCTTTTGAAGGCGGCCCTGGATAGGTGGAGCTCTGAAGATGACCCCATTAAGGAATTTTCGGATAATCTTGTCAATTTGACAGCAGTCTATGACTCATCAGCAGCACTTCTTGGCAGtttatataataatactggcaATGAAACGCAACTAGAGTTATATAGGAAGATTTTAGGTTTGTGGCCACCGTTCGGAAATTGTATGAGGGCACACAACGGGCTACGTAGTCACCTGTTAGACGATGTGTACATTTATCCTGTGCAGGAAATGGAAAAGCGATTAGAAAATCTCAAGACTGTCTATTCGCGCCTTAGCGATGTGCTGATCAGTACAACTCAGCACGTTGAGACAATGCACAAATCACTCCAGCGCATCAAAGGCAGTGTTTGGGGCAACATCAGCGCAGTATTTGAAAAAACTAGAAACTACTGCAAGCATAAAACGCCGGGTAAAACTGAACTTTCCAAGATAGTGGCTTCGTCCCGAACTCGAGACAATACAAAGTTTATAAAAGCATTTTTCGAGGATACTGGGTCTAGGTGTCGGCAGATATATGACAATTGGCAAAAATTATCGACTTTGGAGGATGATCTTTTTACCTTAGTGCGATCTGATGATGATATGTTGACGTTTCGGAAGTTCTACATTCCGGAGTTGGCTGGCAATGATACGACTTTTAGTGCAATAGGGAGTAGGGTAAAAGAAGCCATGGCGAATGTGCTTAAATTCAGGCAGCTGGCGGAAAGCGGTGATTCTGAATTTCAGGAATCGTTTCGAGTGCTTTGGACGCACTTTACGAACTATCTTGCAAGAAATGAAATCAATGCACAATTTTATGA AGAAAACTTCCTGACTATGGACATCTTCTTCCGAGAATTAAGCTACGAGATGATTGAACAACAAGAGGCCTATAATCTCATTGCCTTACTCA gTGATATAGGAGGGTCCATGGGCCTCTTCGTTGGCGCCAGTATTCTTAGCATTTATGAGATTTTTGATgtcttcatcttttcctttgTCTTCAAGAAGAAAAACACGAAGAAAAAGTCGCACATCGGCACACCAGAGGGCGTCTCATTGTAA
- the LOC135495533 gene encoding uncharacterized protein LOC135495533 isoform X3, with translation MKMFSRNRNRKKKDMNHSSEANRDVLNNSKLSHHPEILAMGELPPNSNAGSLNQQNDAISKYILALAEKHKTAKKEPQTWRTFLHNFAKNSTFHGVRHVFDSSSFLARRILWGLLILVSMGFLLNQVIDRILYFSRNPVTVKVEVNFNKTLRFPAVLLCNQNSFKITEAVRLGYKSMLDDLYSKDEVDRPEVLKKHNFSHVQLDELFLSTAHKKEDMIVSCSWKYRNCDEPLNCSWNDKNCSHMNFTQVLTDHGVCYVFNGKGQKTLFVSESGASSALRVVLNVEQYENMIGPYDGAGVKILLYDRRDIPSIEDHGQGIATGTHTYVGTQVVMVRKECCQFEESSAMKRLPPPTGNCTENTRKLDYYSYYSEHACDVICWTKFYAKQCHCILPHMPQIEDFPKCTLEQYFSCGTTAKKSFNKDRECNCKSSCDSVIYQPNFSYLSTSNFDIEKIFKFVNTEKLLRRFIGARDSSSATESDIFEVDKTILERLSENADKISHLLKVEIPNNLNATENEMEAARTSLSNIYTKILYSYEFQHYVVRKNFYRFVVAQNERMWSDVSQSYGTFFFKLRRSAQILRNMEDNEENAAKRFAVHNQALAEIEAKRYMTQASLKMARRCYKSYLLGRPGFRYPYMGVLNESVNDMIVPRALLKAALDRWSSEDDPIKEFSDNLVNLTAVYDSSAALLGSLYNNTGNETQLELYRKILGLWPPFGNCMRAHNGLRSHLLDDVYIYPVQEMEKRLENLKTVYSRLSDVLISTTQHVETMHKSLQRIKGSVWGNISAVFEKTRNYCKHKTPGKTELSKIVASSRTRDNTKFIKAFFEDTGSRCRQIYDNWQKLSTLEDDLFTLVRSDDDMLTFRKFYIPELAGNDTTFSAIGSRVKEAMANVLKFRQLAESGDSEFQESFRVLWTHFTNYLARNEINAQFYEENFLTMDIFFRELSYEMIEQQEAYNLIALLSDIGGSMGLFVGASILSIYEIFDVFIFSFVFKKKNTKKKSHIGTPEGVSL, from the exons AAGGACATGAACCATAGCAGCGAGGCTAACAGGGACGTGCTGAACAACTCCAAGCTGTCCCATCACCCAGAGATACTGGCGATGGGGGAGCTGCCCCCTAACAGCAACGCTGGATCCCTTAACCAGCAGAACGACGCCATCTCTAAGTACATCCTCGCCTTGGCTGAGAAGCACAAAACGGCCAAAAAGGAACCACAGACGTGGCGGACATTTCTTCATAACTTTGCCAAAAATTCCACATTTCATGGCGTCCGGCATGTTTTTGATAGTTCATCCTTTCTAGCAAGAAG AATCCTGTGGGGTCTTCTCATCCTAGTATCAATGGGCTTCCTCCTCAATCAGGTCATTGACCGCATTCTTTATTTTTCCCGAAATCCTGTCACTGTGAAAGTCGAGGTGAACTTTAACAAGACGCTGAGATTTCCCGCCGTCCTGCTTTGCAACCAGAATTCCTTCAA GATAACCGAAGCGGTTAGGCTAGGCTATAAGTCCATGTTAGATGACCTGTACTCTAAAGATGAAGTTGACCGCCCAGAAGTGTTAAAGAAACACAACTTCTCTCACGTCCAACTTGATGAATTGTTTCTTTCTACTGCACACAAGAAAGAAGACATGATAGTTAG TTGTAGTTGGAAATATAGAAATTGCGATGAACCCCTTAA TTGTAGTTGGAATGATAAAAATTGTAGCCATATGAATTTTACTCAGGTTCTGACGGATCACGGTGTGTGTTATGTGTTTAATGGGAAAGGTCAGAAGACGTTGTTTGTGTCCGAGTCAG GGGCAAGCTCTGCTCTCCGCGTTGTCCTAAACGTAGAGCAATATGAAAATATGATAGGTCCCTACGATGGTGCCGGGGTGAAGATCCTGCTGTACGATCGGAGAGACATCCCGAGTATAGAGGACCACGGTCAGGGCATTGCCACTGGGACCCATACATACGTTGGCACGCAAGTGGTCATGGTAAGGAAGGAATGTTGTCAGTTCGAAGAATCGAGTGCA ATGAAACGATTACCGCCTCCAACGGGCAACTGCACGGAGAATACCAGGAAGCTGGACTATTATTCGTATTACTCCGAGCATGCATGTGATGTGATATGTTGGACGAAATTTTACGCCAAGCAGTGCCATTGTATTCTTCCGCATATGCCGCAAATAGAGG ACTTCCCAAAATGCACTTTAGAACAATATTTTAGTTGTGGCACCACAGCCAAAA AGAGTTTTAACAAAGATCGAGAGTGCAACTGCAAGTCAAGCTGTGACAGTGTGATTTACCAGCCAAACTTTTCCTACTTAAGCACGTCCAATTTTGATATCGAGAAAATTTTTAAGTTCGTGAATACGGAGAAGTTACTACGGCGCTTCATAGGGGCCAGGGACTCATCCAGCGCTACAGAGTCGGATATATTCGAAGTGGACAAAACTATTCTCGAAAGGTTATCCGAAAATGCGGATAAGATCAGCCATCTTCTAAAAGTAGAAATACCGAATAACTTAAATGcgacagaaaatgaaatggagGCGGCTAGGACATCGCTGTCTAATATTTACACTAAGATTCTCTACAGTTATGAATTTCAGCATTATGTTGTAAGGAAAAATTTCTATCGATTTGTTGTTGCGCAGAATGAGAGAATGTGGTCGGATGTTTCGCAGAGTTACGGTACGTTCTTCTTCAAGTTGAGGCGGTCGGCTCAAATTCTTAGAAATATGGAGGATAATGAGGAAAATGCGGCCAAGCGTTTTGCAGTTCACAACCAGGCGTTAGCGGAGATAGAGGCGAAGCGTTATATGACACAAGCTAGCTTAAAAATGGCAAGACGATGTTATAAATCGTATTTGTTGGGTCGACCAGGCTTTCGTTACCCATATATGGGAGTCTTAAACGAGTCGGTCAATGATATGATCGTACCTCGAGCTCTTTTGAAGGCGGCCCTGGATAGGTGGAGCTCTGAAGATGACCCCATTAAGGAATTTTCGGATAATCTTGTCAATTTGACAGCAGTCTATGACTCATCAGCAGCACTTCTTGGCAGtttatataataatactggcaATGAAACGCAACTAGAGTTATATAGGAAGATTTTAGGTTTGTGGCCACCGTTCGGAAATTGTATGAGGGCACACAACGGGCTACGTAGTCACCTGTTAGACGATGTGTACATTTATCCTGTGCAGGAAATGGAAAAGCGATTAGAAAATCTCAAGACTGTCTATTCGCGCCTTAGCGATGTGCTGATCAGTACAACTCAGCACGTTGAGACAATGCACAAATCACTCCAGCGCATCAAAGGCAGTGTTTGGGGCAACATCAGCGCAGTATTTGAAAAAACTAGAAACTACTGCAAGCATAAAACGCCGGGTAAAACTGAACTTTCCAAGATAGTGGCTTCGTCCCGAACTCGAGACAATACAAAGTTTATAAAAGCATTTTTCGAGGATACTGGGTCTAGGTGTCGGCAGATATATGACAATTGGCAAAAATTATCGACTTTGGAGGATGATCTTTTTACCTTAGTGCGATCTGATGATGATATGTTGACGTTTCGGAAGTTCTACATTCCGGAGTTGGCTGGCAATGATACGACTTTTAGTGCAATAGGGAGTAGGGTAAAAGAAGCCATGGCGAATGTGCTTAAATTCAGGCAGCTGGCGGAAAGCGGTGATTCTGAATTTCAGGAATCGTTTCGAGTGCTTTGGACGCACTTTACGAACTATCTTGCAAGAAATGAAATCAATGCACAATTTTATGA AGAAAACTTCCTGACTATGGACATCTTCTTCCGAGAATTAAGCTACGAGATGATTGAACAACAAGAGGCCTATAATCTCATTGCCTTACTCA gTGATATAGGAGGGTCCATGGGCCTCTTCGTTGGCGCCAGTATTCTTAGCATTTATGAGATTTTTGATgtcttcatcttttcctttgTCTTCAAGAAGAAAAACACGAAGAAAAAGTCGCACATCGGCACACCAGAGGGCGTCTCATTGTAA